The Erythrobacter aurantius genome includes a window with the following:
- the grxC gene encoding glutaredoxin 3, whose protein sequence is MSTPTIDIYTKFACPFCVRAKHLLQRKGVEFNEYDITLGGPKREEMLARAPQARTVPQIFIGDTHVGGSDDLAALEEAGELDALLAG, encoded by the coding sequence ATGAGCACGCCGACAATCGACATCTACACCAAGTTCGCCTGCCCCTTTTGCGTCCGGGCCAAGCACCTGCTGCAAAGGAAGGGCGTCGAATTCAACGAATACGACATCACCCTTGGCGGGCCGAAACGCGAAGAGATGCTCGCCCGTGCACCGCAAGCGCGCACCGTGCCGCAGATATTCATCGGCGATACCCATGTCGGCGGATCGGACGATCTCGCCGCGCTTGAAGAAGCGGGTGAACTCGACGCGCTTCTGGCGGGCTGA
- a CDS encoding Hsp20 family protein, with translation MSRLDFTPYRRSTVGFDRLFDLLENQARANTGDNYPPFNIARRGEDNYRITLAVAGFRPQDIDITAQQNLLTVQGKKREEVDDGSELLHVGIANRGFERRFELADYVRVENADLADGLLIIDLVREVPEAMKPKKIAVNGGTRLTAVPTSNGDAKDAEGKDAADAA, from the coding sequence ATGTCACGTCTTGATTTCACCCCCTATCGCCGCAGCACCGTCGGTTTTGACCGGCTTTTCGACCTGCTCGAAAATCAGGCGCGCGCGAACACGGGCGACAACTATCCCCCTTTCAACATCGCGCGCCGTGGTGAGGACAATTACCGCATTACTCTGGCAGTCGCCGGTTTCCGTCCTCAGGATATCGATATCACCGCGCAGCAGAACCTGCTGACCGTGCAAGGCAAGAAGCGCGAGGAAGTCGACGACGGTTCGGAATTGCTGCACGTCGGCATCGCCAATCGCGGATTTGAACGCCGATTTGAACTGGCCGATTATGTCCGGGTCGAAAACGCCGATCTGGCCGATGGATTGCTGATCATCGATCTGGTGCGCGAAGTGCCCGAAGCGATGAAGCCGAAGAAGATCGCCGTGAACGGCGGCACCCGGCTGACCGCGGTTCCGACCAGCAATGGCGACGCGAAGGATGCCGAAGGCAAGGACGCCGCCGACGCGGCCTGA
- a CDS encoding CTP synthase, translating to MARFIFITGGVVSSLGKGLMAASLAALLQARGYKVRIRKFDPYLNVDPGTMSPYQHGEVYVTDDGAETDLDLGHYERFTGVSARQSDNITSGRVYRDIIAKERRGDYLGATVQVIPHVTDAIKEFALADSEGHDFILCEIGGTVGDIESLPFMEAIRQLRNELEPMQTLSVHVTLVPYIAAAGELKTKPTQHSVRELASLGIKPDVLLCRAEHPIPDGERQKIANFCNVRKEAVIPALDAPSIYSVPLQYHEEGLDAEVLRGFGITDAPAPDLSAWNDVTDRYFNPEGEVTIGVVGKYVGLPDAYKSLNEALIHGGLANRVKVNIKWIDAEIFEGENESEIVSALEPMHGILVPGGFGERGSEGKIASVRFARERKVPFFGICLGMQMACIEGARAAGFEKASSTEFGETSEPVVGIISEWMSEEGLQQREEGGDLGGTMRLGAYEAKLSGNSHTSRMYGEATTISERHRHRYEVNSAYIEPLERQGLVFAGMSPDGLLPEIVERPDHPWFVGVQFHPELKSKPFDPHPLFAGFIAAALEQSRLV from the coding sequence ATGGCGCGGTTCATTTTCATCACCGGCGGCGTGGTCTCCTCGCTCGGCAAAGGTCTCATGGCTGCCTCTCTGGCAGCGCTCCTTCAGGCACGCGGGTACAAGGTACGCATCCGCAAGTTCGACCCCTATCTCAATGTCGATCCGGGCACGATGAGCCCGTATCAGCATGGTGAGGTCTATGTCACTGATGATGGGGCGGAAACCGATCTCGACCTTGGCCATTATGAACGCTTTACCGGCGTATCGGCGCGGCAGAGCGATAACATCACGTCGGGCCGGGTCTATCGCGACATCATCGCCAAGGAACGTCGTGGCGATTATCTGGGTGCGACGGTGCAGGTGATCCCGCACGTTACCGACGCGATCAAGGAATTCGCGCTGGCCGACAGCGAAGGCCATGATTTCATCCTGTGTGAAATCGGCGGGACGGTGGGTGACATCGAATCGCTGCCTTTCATGGAAGCGATACGCCAACTGCGGAACGAGCTTGAGCCGATGCAGACGCTGAGCGTGCACGTCACGCTTGTCCCCTACATCGCCGCTGCGGGCGAATTGAAGACCAAGCCGACTCAGCATTCGGTGCGTGAACTGGCGAGCCTCGGGATCAAGCCTGACGTGCTGCTGTGCCGCGCAGAGCATCCGATTCCCGATGGCGAACGCCAGAAAATCGCCAATTTCTGCAACGTGCGCAAGGAAGCGGTGATCCCCGCGCTCGACGCGCCGTCGATCTATTCGGTTCCGCTGCAGTATCACGAAGAAGGGCTTGATGCGGAGGTCCTGCGCGGCTTCGGCATTACCGACGCACCTGCGCCTGATCTTTCCGCGTGGAACGATGTGACCGATCGCTACTTCAACCCCGAAGGCGAAGTCACGATCGGTGTGGTCGGCAAATATGTCGGCCTGCCCGATGCCTACAAGAGCCTCAACGAAGCGCTGATCCACGGCGGCCTTGCCAATCGGGTCAAGGTCAACATCAAGTGGATCGACGCCGAAATCTTCGAAGGCGAGAACGAAAGCGAGATCGTTTCCGCGCTCGAACCGATGCACGGCATTCTGGTGCCCGGCGGCTTTGGCGAACGCGGCAGCGAAGGCAAGATCGCCAGTGTCCGCTTCGCACGCGAACGCAAGGTTCCGTTTTTCGGCATCTGCCTGGGCATGCAGATGGCCTGTATTGAAGGTGCACGGGCTGCCGGTTTTGAAAAGGCATCCTCGACCGAGTTCGGCGAGACGAGCGAACCTGTCGTCGGCATCATCAGCGAATGGATGAGCGAAGAAGGCCTGCAGCAGCGCGAGGAAGGCGGCGATCTGGGCGGCACAATGCGTCTGGGTGCCTATGAGGCGAAGCTTTCAGGCAACAGCCATACCTCGCGCATGTATGGCGAGGCGACCACCATCTCGGAACGTCACCGCCACCGCTATGAAGTCAACAGCGCCTATATCGAGCCGCTGGAGCGGCAAGGGCTGGTTTTTGCCGGCATGTCACCCGATGGATTGTTGCCCGAAATCGTGGAGCGCCCGGATCATCCGTGGTTTGTCGGCGTGCAGTTCCATCCCGAACTGAAATCCAAGCCGTTCGACCCGCACCCGCTCTTTGCGGGCTTCATTGCAGCTGCGCTGGAGCAGTCGCGACTCGTGTAA
- the secG gene encoding preprotein translocase subunit SecG, whose protein sequence is MSLFIILTVIQAIVAAALVGVVLMQRSEGGGLGIGGSPSGALGARGAADFLTRSTKWLAVAFVTLSILLAALAVSQSSVGDVTTTLDRDVAAPTSGDLLGGPASGAPEAGAASADDLLGAPAGETAPAGEEPAAE, encoded by the coding sequence ATGTCGCTGTTCATCATCCTCACCGTGATTCAGGCCATTGTCGCCGCCGCTCTGGTCGGCGTCGTACTGATGCAACGTTCGGAAGGCGGCGGCCTTGGTATCGGCGGCAGTCCCTCGGGTGCACTGGGTGCGCGCGGTGCGGCCGACTTCCTGACCCGTTCGACCAAGTGGCTGGCAGTAGCATTTGTCACCCTTTCGATCCTGCTTGCGGCACTGGCGGTTAGCCAGTCGAGCGTAGGCGATGTGACCACCACGCTTGATCGTGACGTCGCGGCGCCGACCTCCGGCGATCTTCTGGGTGGCCCGGCTTCTGGCGCACCGGAAGCGGGAGCGGCATCGGCGGATGATCTGCTTGGCGCACCGGCCGGCGAAACGGCTCCTGCGGGCGAAGAACCCGCCGCCGAATAA
- the tpiA gene encoding triose-phosphate isomerase: protein MPQRPYIVGNWKMHGTRAMLSEARAIDRAAQRHMKVEVAIAPPYTLIHPVHREAEQIAVGAQDCHHNASGAHTGDISAAMIADAGAKFVILGHSERRQNHGENDALIRAKAESALAAGLRIIMCCGESEQTRDAGRAVAFVKKQLKASLPEEIENAAERLTIAYEPIWAIGTGKTATVEDIAEMHAEIRALLIKLLGEEAGSEVRILYGGSVKPENAAEILSTPEVGGALVGGASLTADSFMGIALAAGDPDEG, encoded by the coding sequence ATGCCCCAGCGGCCCTACATCGTTGGAAACTGGAAGATGCACGGCACCCGCGCCATGCTTTCCGAAGCCCGCGCCATCGATCGCGCGGCTCAGCGCCATATGAAGGTCGAAGTCGCCATCGCGCCGCCTTACACGCTGATTCACCCCGTCCACCGCGAAGCGGAACAGATCGCTGTGGGGGCGCAGGATTGCCACCACAACGCGAGCGGAGCGCATACCGGCGACATCTCGGCGGCGATGATCGCCGACGCCGGAGCGAAGTTCGTGATCCTCGGCCACAGCGAGCGGCGCCAGAACCACGGCGAAAACGATGCGCTGATCCGGGCGAAGGCCGAATCCGCGCTGGCGGCGGGCCTGCGCATCATCATGTGCTGCGGCGAAAGCGAGCAGACCCGCGATGCTGGCCGTGCGGTTGCCTTCGTCAAGAAGCAGCTCAAGGCTTCGCTGCCGGAAGAGATCGAAAACGCAGCTGAGCGGCTCACCATCGCCTATGAGCCGATCTGGGCGATCGGCACGGGCAAGACGGCGACCGTCGAAGATATTGCCGAAATGCACGCAGAAATCCGCGCCCTGCTGATCAAGCTGCTGGGCGAGGAAGCTGGCAGTGAAGTCCGCATTCTTTATGGTGGTTCGGTCAAGCCGGAAAACGCTGCCGAAATCCTTTCCACTCCCGAAGTGGGCGGGGCTTTGGTGGGCGGTGCAAGCCTTACTGCCGACAGCTTCATGGGCATCGCACTGGCTGCAGGCGACCCCGACGAAGGATAA
- a CDS encoding peptidylprolyl isomerase, protein MISLFRKFFQSKIGLPIFIGFLVVVALAFAASDISGSATFGGLAGDDKVAVVGDEGITTVEMTGTMNNALTRARDQNPTITMPQFVAQGGLENELDLLIDRYSTGIFAQKYGLRAGANLVNSEILKINAFRNLTGEFDPETYQAALRRQGITDAILRKDIADGLLAQMVLRSALGAPQMPEAAARQYAALVLERRKGQIGLIPSMAFAPEADPTAEQLNTFYSETRSKYILPERRTLRFAAFGADSVDADITPTAEQIAARFEQDKAQYAASERRAISSFVVPTEQAAKALVERIRGGVSLEAAAREAGFEVSTGGLRTRDEMSSATSFAVMEKVFTANEGAIAEPAQSTLGWYVARVDDVEKIAARSLADVRDDIAAQLQQEARAAALIDLSSRIEEMVDTGTSLTDVAEQFGLEVTAIPGVTADGRLFGLPGQGIPQGLRPILDVSFQMDESEPQLAELVPGAQFLVFDVQEITESAAPPLAEVREEVTAAWRRAEGNKKAKDVANRILAAVRGGKSLNEAMREEDARLNQIENINLRRTELLSGQNRSIPAPLVLMFSMARGSTKVLEDSNDLGWYVVDLDTIETDPIEENSGLLAQTRAQLAPALTNEYAAQLARAIRAEVGVERNEEAIEALRKALAGES, encoded by the coding sequence ATGATTTCGCTCTTTCGGAAATTCTTTCAGTCGAAAATCGGCCTGCCGATCTTCATCGGTTTTCTCGTGGTGGTCGCGCTGGCCTTCGCTGCGAGCGATATTTCCGGCTCGGCGACGTTTGGCGGATTGGCCGGTGATGACAAGGTGGCCGTTGTTGGCGACGAGGGCATCACCACGGTCGAAATGACCGGCACGATGAATAATGCGCTGACCCGGGCGCGCGATCAGAACCCGACGATCACCATGCCGCAATTCGTCGCGCAGGGTGGGCTCGAGAATGAGCTGGACCTGCTGATCGATCGTTATTCGACCGGGATTTTTGCCCAGAAGTACGGCCTGCGAGCGGGCGCAAATCTGGTGAACAGCGAAATCCTGAAGATCAACGCCTTCCGCAACCTGACCGGCGAATTCGACCCAGAGACCTATCAGGCCGCGCTGCGCCGTCAGGGCATCACCGATGCCATCCTGCGCAAGGATATCGCCGACGGCCTGCTCGCTCAGATGGTGCTGCGTTCCGCCCTTGGCGCACCGCAAATGCCCGAAGCCGCCGCGCGCCAATACGCCGCACTGGTGCTCGAACGGCGCAAGGGCCAGATCGGCCTGATCCCGAGCATGGCATTCGCCCCGGAGGCCGATCCCACGGCGGAACAGCTCAACACATTCTACAGCGAGACACGCTCCAAATACATCCTGCCCGAACGCCGCACGCTGCGTTTCGCGGCATTCGGTGCGGACAGCGTCGACGCGGACATCACCCCGACCGCCGAGCAGATCGCCGCGCGCTTCGAACAGGACAAGGCGCAATACGCCGCGAGCGAACGGCGGGCGATTTCCTCCTTTGTCGTGCCGACCGAACAGGCGGCAAAGGCGCTGGTCGAACGGATCCGCGGTGGCGTCTCGCTCGAAGCGGCGGCACGCGAAGCGGGCTTCGAGGTTTCGACCGGCGGGCTGCGCACCCGTGACGAAATGTCTTCGGCCACCAGTTTCGCGGTGATGGAGAAAGTCTTCACTGCCAATGAAGGCGCTATTGCCGAACCGGCGCAGTCGACCCTTGGCTGGTATGTCGCGCGGGTCGATGATGTCGAAAAGATCGCCGCGCGTTCGCTTGCCGATGTGCGCGACGATATCGCCGCCCAGCTTCAGCAGGAAGCCCGCGCTGCGGCACTGATCGACCTGAGCAGCCGGATCGAGGAGATGGTCGACACCGGAACCTCGCTCACCGATGTCGCGGAGCAATTCGGGCTCGAAGTCACAGCCATTCCCGGAGTTACCGCCGATGGCCGCCTCTTCGGCCTGCCCGGACAGGGTATTCCGCAGGGTCTTCGCCCGATCCTCGACGTTTCGTTCCAGATGGACGAGAGCGAGCCGCAGCTGGCCGAATTGGTCCCCGGCGCGCAGTTCCTGGTGTTCGACGTGCAGGAAATCACCGAAAGCGCCGCTCCGCCGCTGGCCGAAGTGCGCGAGGAAGTGACCGCCGCGTGGCGCCGGGCAGAGGGCAACAAGAAGGCGAAGGATGTGGCCAACCGTATCCTCGCCGCTGTTCGCGGTGGCAAGTCGCTGAACGAGGCAATGCGCGAGGAAGATGCGCGGTTGAACCAGATCGAGAACATCAACCTGCGTCGCACCGAACTGCTTTCGGGCCAGAACCGCAGCATTCCCGCTCCGCTGGTGCTGATGTTCTCGATGGCGCGCGGTTCGACCAAGGTGCTGGAGGATTCGAACGATCTGGGTTGGTACGTCGTTGATCTCGACACGATCGAAACCGATCCGATCGAGGAAAACTCGGGCCTTCTGGCGCAAACCCGTGCCCAGCTCGCCCCGGCGTTGACCAATGAATACGCCGCCCAGCTTGCCCGGGCGATCCGTGCCGAAGTCGGTGTCGAGCGGAACGAGGAAGCGATCGAGGCGCTGCGCAAGGCACTGGCCGGCGAGAGCTGA
- the trpE gene encoding anthranilate synthase component I, which translates to MTQKAPFPAGLENAADAAAALAEGRPALVWRRVVADSDTPVGAARRLIVPGRGDFLLESVEGGEVRGRYSLLGLDPDLVFRASEGTAAINSRWQSDRDAFTPCDGDALSELRALANACRINTPPEAENPLPPALACLVGYFGYETIGLVETLPRAAPSELALPDMLFVRPTVILVFDGLSDELFCIAPIWSADDPTAAIAAAGERIDETLRTMAQPRPAEPRTTCDLAEPTLSPVMAEDDYKAMVARAKDYIVAGDIFQVVLAQRFTCPFELPPLALYRALRRVNPSPFLYFLDLPGFAIVGSSPEILVRVRDGEVTIRPIAGTRPRGATRAQDEANEISLLADPKELAEHLMLLDLGRNDVGRVAARGTVEVTDSFTIERYSHVMHIVSNVVGRLAKDKDALDALFAGFPAGTVSGAPKIRACEIIAGLEPETRGPYAGGVGYFAPDGSVDSCIVLRTAVVKDGVMHVQAGAGIVADSDPDYELAECRAKAGALIAAAREAVRVASEPGFGQ; encoded by the coding sequence GTGACCCAGAAAGCGCCCTTCCCCGCCGGACTTGAAAACGCTGCCGATGCCGCCGCCGCCTTGGCGGAAGGACGGCCCGCGCTTGTCTGGCGCAGGGTGGTTGCGGACAGCGACACACCCGTTGGCGCGGCACGCCGCCTGATCGTTCCAGGGCGCGGAGACTTCCTGCTTGAGTCGGTCGAAGGCGGCGAAGTGCGCGGGCGATACAGCCTGCTGGGGCTCGATCCCGATCTGGTGTTCCGCGCAAGCGAAGGCACCGCAGCGATCAACAGCCGCTGGCAGAGCGACCGCGACGCCTTCACCCCGTGCGATGGCGATGCCTTGAGCGAGCTGCGTGCGCTCGCCAATGCCTGCCGGATCAACACCCCGCCCGAGGCCGAAAACCCCCTGCCCCCGGCGCTGGCGTGTCTGGTCGGCTATTTCGGCTATGAGACAATCGGGCTGGTCGAAACCCTGCCCCGCGCTGCCCCCAGCGAGCTGGCGCTGCCTGACATGCTGTTTGTCCGGCCAACCGTCATTCTGGTGTTTGACGGGCTTTCGGATGAACTGTTCTGCATCGCGCCGATCTGGAGCGCCGATGATCCCACTGCCGCGATTGCCGCTGCGGGTGAACGGATCGACGAGACTTTGCGCACAATGGCGCAGCCGCGCCCGGCGGAGCCGCGAACTACGTGCGATCTTGCCGAGCCGACACTTTCCCCCGTCATGGCGGAAGACGATTACAAAGCGATGGTGGCGCGGGCGAAGGATTACATCGTCGCAGGCGACATCTTTCAGGTGGTGCTGGCACAGCGTTTCACTTGCCCGTTCGAACTGCCACCGCTGGCGCTTTATCGCGCGCTGCGGCGGGTCAACCCTTCCCCGTTCCTCTATTTCCTCGATCTGCCCGGTTTCGCGATTGTCGGTTCATCGCCCGAAATCCTTGTCCGGGTGCGCGACGGCGAAGTGACCATCCGCCCGATTGCGGGAACCCGTCCCAGAGGCGCAACCCGCGCGCAGGACGAAGCGAACGAGATCTCGCTGCTGGCCGATCCCAAGGAGCTGGCCGAACATTTGATGTTGCTGGATCTGGGTCGCAACGATGTCGGCCGGGTGGCGGCGCGCGGAACCGTGGAAGTGACTGACAGCTTCACCATCGAACGCTACAGCCATGTCATGCACATCGTATCGAATGTGGTGGGTCGCCTCGCCAAAGACAAAGATGCGCTTGATGCCCTGTTCGCCGGTTTCCCGGCGGGCACCGTATCGGGCGCCCCGAAAATCAGGGCCTGCGAGATCATCGCCGGGCTGGAGCCGGAAACGCGTGGGCCATACGCCGGGGGTGTCGGCTATTTCGCGCCAGACGGATCGGTCGATTCGTGCATCGTGCTGCGCACCGCCGTGGTGAAGGACGGGGTGATGCATGTTCAGGCCGGTGCAGGCATCGTTGCCGACAGCGATCCCGATTACGAGCTTGCCGAATGCCGGGCCAAGGCGGGCGCGCTGATCGCCGCCGCGCGTGAGGCTGTGCGGGTCGCGAGCGAGCCGGGGTTTGGCCAATGA
- a CDS encoding FG-GAP repeat domain-containing protein, producing the protein MRRALAAIAVTLFGAPAIAEEPGESRNSVRVIASPFLVFEWAEELSAHVTLADFDGDGDLDIAVSNGRHWPQQDRLYLNHGNGRMLEARPIGDVALPTYQLLSGDLDRDGDLDLVAIHDAVPARAFQNDGRGNFTLAFEIDGTGGDSRGGALADIDGDGLLDLVIARRGDPDLLLSGTAEGAFASPRIIGADDTASIRVNISDIDGDADPDLLFARRDGQTSVVMRNDGAGQFTELALPSLLGASRELVAADLDGDGEQELVSCSLEASNAVLRRDGEDYRIAERFGAADDGCYSLAAADFDGDGLGDIAVANSERPNFLYLQQAGGGFAQVQVEEDPFNSYGIAIGDFDGDTVPDLVFANSGAFNAAYLVRKITP; encoded by the coding sequence ATGAGGCGCGCCCTTGCCGCAATCGCGGTAACGCTTTTCGGTGCGCCAGCAATTGCTGAAGAACCGGGCGAAAGCCGCAATTCCGTGCGGGTCATCGCATCGCCCTTCCTAGTGTTCGAATGGGCGGAGGAGCTTTCCGCGCATGTGACGCTCGCCGATTTTGATGGCGATGGCGATCTGGATATCGCGGTATCCAACGGGCGCCATTGGCCGCAGCAGGACCGGCTTTATCTCAACCACGGCAATGGTCGAATGCTTGAGGCCCGCCCGATTGGTGATGTTGCCCTGCCGACATATCAGCTTTTGTCTGGCGACCTTGATCGCGACGGCGATCTTGATCTGGTGGCCATCCATGATGCGGTGCCGGCGCGCGCCTTCCAAAATGATGGCAGGGGCAATTTCACGCTCGCGTTTGAAATTGACGGCACCGGAGGAGATTCGCGCGGCGGCGCGCTCGCCGATATCGATGGTGACGGGTTGCTGGATCTTGTCATCGCCCGACGCGGCGATCCGGATTTGCTGCTTTCAGGCACCGCAGAGGGCGCATTCGCCAGTCCGCGCATTATCGGCGCCGATGACACCGCTTCGATCCGCGTGAACATATCCGACATCGATGGGGATGCTGATCCCGATCTGCTGTTTGCCCGGCGCGACGGGCAGACAAGCGTGGTCATGCGCAACGATGGAGCGGGCCAGTTTACCGAGCTGGCTCTGCCATCGCTTCTGGGCGCTAGCCGTGAACTTGTCGCGGCCGATCTTGATGGCGACGGGGAGCAAGAGCTCGTCTCGTGCAGCCTCGAAGCAAGCAACGCGGTGCTGCGGCGTGACGGCGAAGACTATCGCATCGCTGAGCGCTTTGGTGCGGCGGATGATGGTTGCTATTCGCTGGCCGCGGCCGATTTCGATGGCGACGGGCTTGGCGATATCGCCGTTGCCAATTCGGAGCGCCCGAATTTCCTGTATTTGCAGCAGGCGGGCGGCGGATTTGCGCAGGTGCAGGTCGAGGAAGACCCGTTCAACAGCTATGGCATTGCCATTGGCGATTTCGACGGGGACACCGTCCCCGATCTGGTTTTCGCCAATTCCGGCGCCTTCAACGCAGCCTATCTTGTACGAAAGATCACGCCATGA
- a CDS encoding phosphodiester glycosidase family protein: protein MRFAFVILGALALGACEPQPEGEPVVRTELGEPIPVDMVEEIVQSAPAEAIAGAACSPATFEDVPLIHCIADPELHRISAALAPVSGDNAGTIEGWAAGKNEGAIAFVMNGGAYGDDLKPLGYFVQDSDRLVELNRADGSGNFFLKPNGVFFGSDGNWRILDTETFLRTVGDRPQFGTQSGPMLVLNGELHPEIQDDGPSRSIRNGVGVSADGKAHFVISQEPLSYGKLARYFRDELKVESALFLDARTSSLWDPARGRMDRGRVGPLIVVEKK from the coding sequence ATGAGGTTCGCGTTTGTAATTCTGGGCGCATTGGCGCTTGGCGCGTGTGAACCCCAGCCCGAGGGCGAGCCGGTGGTTCGCACCGAGCTGGGCGAGCCGATCCCGGTCGATATGGTCGAGGAGATCGTTCAGTCAGCTCCGGCAGAGGCGATCGCCGGGGCAGCCTGTTCCCCTGCCACTTTCGAAGATGTGCCGCTGATCCACTGCATTGCCGACCCTGAATTGCACCGCATCTCTGCCGCGCTGGCTCCCGTGAGCGGGGACAATGCAGGTACGATCGAAGGCTGGGCCGCAGGCAAGAACGAAGGTGCCATCGCCTTTGTGATGAATGGCGGGGCCTATGGCGATGATCTGAAGCCGCTCGGCTATTTCGTGCAGGATTCGGACCGTCTCGTCGAACTGAACCGCGCGGACGGATCGGGCAATTTCTTCCTGAAACCCAATGGCGTGTTCTTCGGTTCGGACGGGAACTGGCGCATTCTCGATACCGAGACTTTCCTGCGCACTGTTGGGGATCGCCCGCAATTCGGCACGCAATCGGGGCCGATGCTGGTCCTGAACGGCGAATTGCACCCGGAGATTCAGGATGATGGCCCGTCCAGATCAATCCGCAACGGCGTGGGCGTATCGGCCGACGGAAAGGCGCATTTCGTGATTTCGCAGGAACCGCTCAGCTATGGAAAGCTGGCGCGGTATTTCCGGGATGAATTGAAGGTCGAAAGCGCGCTGTTTCTTGATGCGCGAACCTCGTCCTTGTGGGACCCGGCACGAGGCCGAATGGATCGCGGCCGGGTCGGGCCGCTGATCGTGGTGGAGAAGAAATGA
- the pip gene encoding prolyl aminopeptidase codes for MMIPGNIRSYDRTLYPEIEPYETGMLDVGEGHQIYYERVGTPGAKPAVFLHGGPGGGMAPSHRRQWDPALYDVLLLDQRGCGKSLPFAEIEHNDTWRIVADLERLREMCGHEAWQVFGGSWGATLALAYAQAHPDRVTELVLRGVFLARQTEKDWLYVKGASEIMAEQWDSFIGLIPEDERDDLVKAYHDRLTSDDEATRLAAAREWSLWEGSVATVLPNPELLDDFADPAKAVPFARICARYFLNDFYLEEAQLLRDADKIAHIPTIIVQGRHDICCPPTSAWALKKVLPKAELWIVDDGGHAASEPGITDGLVRATDKFAGK; via the coding sequence ATGATGATCCCGGGCAATATCCGCAGCTACGACCGCACGCTCTATCCCGAGATCGAGCCTTACGAGACGGGCATGCTCGATGTCGGCGAAGGGCATCAGATCTATTACGAGCGCGTCGGCACTCCGGGGGCGAAACCGGCGGTGTTCCTGCACGGCGGCCCTGGTGGCGGCATGGCGCCGTCGCATCGCCGCCAGTGGGACCCGGCGCTGTATGACGTGTTGTTGCTCGACCAGCGCGGCTGCGGCAAATCGCTGCCCTTTGCCGAGATCGAGCACAACGACACGTGGCGCATCGTCGCCGATCTTGAACGTTTGCGCGAAATGTGCGGGCATGAGGCGTGGCAGGTGTTCGGCGGAAGCTGGGGGGCGACGCTGGCGCTGGCCTATGCCCAGGCGCACCCTGACCGCGTGACCGAACTGGTGCTGCGCGGTGTCTTCCTTGCCCGACAGACCGAGAAGGACTGGCTTTACGTCAAGGGCGCGAGCGAGATCATGGCGGAACAGTGGGACAGCTTCATCGGCCTCATCCCCGAGGATGAACGCGACGATCTGGTGAAGGCCTATCACGATCGCCTGACCAGCGATGACGAGGCGACCCGCCTTGCCGCGGCGCGTGAATGGTCGCTGTGGGAAGGATCGGTCGCAACCGTGCTGCCCAATCCCGAACTGCTCGACGATTTCGCCGATCCAGCCAAGGCGGTTCCATTCGCCCGCATTTGCGCGCGCTATTTCCTCAATGATTTCTACCTTGAGGAAGCCCAATTGCTGCGCGACGCGGACAAGATCGCGCATATCCCGACGATCATCGTGCAGGGCCGCCACGACATCTGCTGTCCGCCGACAAGCGCATGGGCGCTGAAGAAAGTGCTTCCCAAGGCCGAACTCTGGATCGTCGACGACGGCGGTCACGCCGCGAGCGAACCCGGCATCACCGACGGCCTGGTGCGCGCGACGGACAAGTTTGCGGGCAAATAG
- a CDS encoding ribosomal maturation YjgA family protein codes for MRLDRGFAFAAAGLLLVEIVIALFVRDNFVRPVLGDVLAVMLVYCAVLAIVDLPRAFAAVFAFLVGVVIEAMQYLDALTTLGLEHNPVARTVLGTTFSWGDIVAYAAGAVLALVADRAWRKRHRASTQP; via the coding sequence GTGAGGCTCGATCGCGGCTTCGCCTTTGCCGCGGCAGGGCTTCTGCTTGTCGAAATCGTGATTGCGCTGTTCGTCAGGGACAACTTCGTGAGGCCCGTTCTGGGTGATGTTCTGGCGGTCATGCTGGTCTATTGCGCGGTGCTGGCGATTGTCGATCTTCCGCGCGCCTTTGCCGCCGTGTTCGCATTCCTGGTGGGTGTCGTCATCGAAGCGATGCAGTATCTCGACGCGCTGACTACGCTCGGATTGGAGCACAATCCTGTTGCCCGCACCGTCCTCGGCACGACGTTCAGCTGGGGCGATATCGTTGCCTATGCTGCCGGTGCCGTTCTGGCTCTTGTGGCTGACAGGGCATGGCGCAAACGACATCGGGCAAGCACACAGCCTTGA